The Pelmatolapia mariae isolate MD_Pm_ZW linkage group LG9, Pm_UMD_F_2, whole genome shotgun sequence genome has a segment encoding these proteins:
- the msrb2 gene encoding methionine-R-sulfoxide reductase B2, mitochondrial yields MSRFVRRIVAVASQHATARAAELPRRIPGIIRPVSTSQGLQSLTRYSETTDWHKKLTPEQYVVTREKGTEEPFSGIYLNHFEMGMYHCVCCDAPLFSSEAKYNSGTGWPAFNEAHGTWEGDESHTSIIRRPDNSLGSPGTEVLCKNCDAHLGHVFDDGPDPTGQRFCINSVALTFKTRENDKPDEDECN; encoded by the exons ATGTCTCGTTTCGTCCGCCGGATTGTCGCTGTTGCCTCTCAACACGCCACAGCCAGAGCTGCAGAGTTACCGAGGAGGATCCCCGGCATAATCCGTCCCGTGTCCACATCTCAAG GCCTGCAGTCCCTCACACGTTACAGTGAGACTACAGACTGGCATAAAAAACTGACCCCAGAGCAGTATGTAGTCACTAGAGAGAAAGGAACTGAGGAG CCCTTTAGTGGGATCTACCTGAATCATTTTGAAATGGGGATGTATCACTGTGTCTGCTGTGATGCTCCACTCTTCAG CTCCGAGGCTAAGTACAACTCCGGGACAGGCTGGCCAGCATTCAATGAGGCTCACGGGACATGGGAGGGTGATGAAAGCCACACCTCCATCATTCGGCGCCCTGACAACAGCCTGGGCAGCCCTGGGACAGAAGTCCTTTGTAAAAAT TGCGATGCCCACCTTGGCCACGTGTTTGATGATGGACCAGACCCAACAGGACAGCGCTTCTGCATCAACAGTGTTGCCCTCACATTTAAAACCAGAGAAAACGACAAACCTGATGAGGATGAGTGTAACTGA
- the c8g gene encoding complement component C8 gamma chain, producing the protein MAGLWRCTLAVVMLMCVYLWDSAEAVGGAKSRPRPQRRPPKKPKITPIDLTQPEQDIDVERMLGTWYLLNTASKCSYLINHGTKVEPTVITITRTATSNEMLSVSTKTRHNHQCWEILQVYHLTSVPGRLTLKGSRPEQNIEIVIGDTDYNSYAIMYYQKQGKITMKLYGKSVDNLSEPLLTKFEELAAKQNLQRAYHFPFPTYSHCGDVDRDHVINCVPTC; encoded by the exons ATGGCTGGACTATGGCGTTGCACACTTGCAGTGGTGATGTTGATGTGCGTGTACCTCTGGGATTCTGCTGAGGCTGTAGGTGGAGCTAAGAGTCGACCCCGACCCCAGAGACGACCTCCCAAGAAGCCAAAGATCACACCTATTGACCTGACCCAACCCGAACAAGACATAGACGTAGAAAGg ATGCTGGGAACATGGTACCTGCTTAATACTGCCTCCAAATGCTCTTACCTGATAAATCACGGGACCAAGGTGGAGCCAACAGTAATCACCATTACTCGTACCGCTACCTCTAATGAAATGCTGTCTGTTAGCACCAAAACAAGGCA tAATCACCAGTGTTGGGAGATATTACAAGTCTATCATCTAACATCAGTCCCAGGAAGACTGACACTGAAag GATCTCGCCCTGAGCAGAATATTGAGATAGTGATTGGGGATACAGACTACAATTCCTATGCCATCATGTACTACCAGAAACAGGGCAAGATCACAATGAAACTCTATG GGAAGTCTGTGGACAATCTGTCAGAGCCGCTGCTAACCAAGTTTGAAGAGCttgctgcaaaacagaatttgcAGCGGGCCTACCACTTCCCCTTCCCCACCTACA GTCACTGCGGTGATGTGGATCGAGATCATGTGATCA ATTGTGTTCCCACATGCTGA
- the LOC134634425 gene encoding lipocalin-like: MRSTLLRMLATLVCVLTACADVMPVKDFNLEKVAGKWYMVGFATNAQWFVNHKATMKMGTAFLTPTDVGDLDLSYSNLNTDGSCWRMTHLAKKTDTPGRFTFHSQTWNNDNDMRIVDVVYDEYALVHTIKTKNGVSEVLNKFYSRTPDTSAVLQEKFSQFSLETGVLAENIVMLPKNGECPEA; encoded by the exons atgAGGAGCACACTGCTGAGGATGCTGGCCACCCTGGTGTGCGTGCTGACTGCATGTGCAGATGTCATGCCCGTAAAAGACTTCAACCTGGAGAAG GTGGCGGGCAAGTGGTACATGGTTGGCTTTGCTACAAATGCTCAGTGGTTTGTGAACCACAAAGCAACCATGAAGATGGGGACTGCTTTCTTAACTCCTACTGATGTAGGAGATCTGGACCTCTCTTACTCCAACCTGAA TACTGATGGCTCCTGCTGGAGAATGACTCACCTGGCTAAGAAAACAGACACTCCTGGACGTTTCACCTTCCACAGCCAAA CTTGGAACAATGACAACGACATGCGCATTGTTGACGTCGTTTACGATGAGTATGCCCTGGTCCACACCATCAAGACAAAGAATGGGGTGTCCGAGGTCCTCAACAAGTTTTACA GTCGCACTCCCGACACCAGCGCTGTCCTGCAGGAGAAATTCTCGCAGTTCTCTTTGGAGACTGGTGTCCTCGCTGAGAACATTGTTATGCTGCCCAAGAATG GTGAGTGTCCTGAGGCCTGA